In the Heterodontus francisci isolate sHetFra1 chromosome 8, sHetFra1.hap1, whole genome shotgun sequence genome, one interval contains:
- the gclm gene encoding glutamate--cysteine ligase regulatory subunit, with amino-acid sequence MSGGEMLMEGGKQLFAQASAVSIHTGNIVNWNRLKKKCPTSPSEELQDCIRETLKKWCSQVSPELLKEPPATLECTITQDVDSISPEEREEVKVSAKLFLSDPDSSGIKDAVKKACSALAVSQLDSVIIAPPPLEDGASLSLSHLQPYWEELETLVQSQSIAAIGTSDLDKVLLEQLYQWAQVKPSSNQVNLASCCVMPPELTAFAKEYDIQLLTHSDPKELIPMLSFQEAVIASIQDNLAYEWITKWVLRYSVIVKSRGIIKSKGYLVYAKRIHY; translated from the exons ATGTCGGGAGGTGAGATGCTGATGGAGGGCGGCAAGCAGCTATTCGCTCAAGCCTCAGCCGTCTCCATTCACACCGGCAACATCGTCAATTGGAACCGGCTCAAGAAGAAGTGCCCAACATCACCGAGcgaggag tTACAGGACTGTATTCGGGAGACTCTGAAGAAATGGTGCTCACAGGTTAGCCCCGAGCTGCTGAAG GAGCCACCTGCTACGTTGGAATGTACCATAACTCAGGATGTAGACTCAATAAGCcctgaggagagagaggaagtgaaagTGTCAG CAAAGCTTTTTCTCAGTGACCCTGACTCCTCAGGCATCAAGGATGCTGTGAAAAAAG CTTGTTCAGCACTTGCAGTGTCACAGCTGGATTCTGTGATAATTGCTCCTCCTCCACTCGAAGATGgagccagtctttctctctctcatctgcAACCATATTGGGAAGAACTGGAAACTCTTGTTCAAAGTcaaagcattgcagcaattggtacCTCTGATTTGGATAAAGTACTTTTAGAGCAACTCTATCAGTGGGCTCAG GTAAAACCTAGCAGCAACCAAGTAAATTTAGCTTCCTGTTGTGTGATGCCACCAGAGCTTACTGCCTTTGCTAAAGAATATGACATACAGCTGCTGACTCACAGTGACCCTAAAG aaTTGATACCCATGTTAAGTTTTCAAGAGGCTGTAATTGCCAGCATTCAAGACAATCTGGCATATGAATGGATAACGAAGTGGGTGCTGCGCTATTCAGTAATTGTTAAAAGCAGAGGAATTATTAAGTCCAAGGGCTACCTTGTATATGCTAAAAGAATTCATTACTAG